A genomic window from Montipora capricornis isolate CH-2021 chromosome 8, ASM3666992v2, whole genome shotgun sequence includes:
- the LOC138059508 gene encoding LIM domain only protein 3-like isoform X2 produces MTTEKFDFLKEPPNKRLCGGCGCPINDRFLLKALDRYWHEDCLKCGCCECRLGEVGSTLYTKANLILCRRDYLRLFGTKGFCTVCCKTIPAFEMVMRAGENVYHLECFSCQRCHQRFCVGDKFYLINNRILCVDDYEEMMAYGKPDTKRFIVQ; encoded by the exons ATGA CGACAGAGAAATTTGATTTTCTTAAAGAGCCTCCGAACAAACGCTTATGTGGTGGTTGTGGCTGTCCAATAAATGATCGCTTCCTCCTCAAAGCGCTGGATCGATACTGGCACGAAGATTGTTTAAAATGTGGCTGCTGTGAATGTCGTCTCGGTGAAGTTGGCTCTACTTTGTACACGAAGGCAAATCTAATCCTTTGTAGGCGGGATTATTTGAG GTTGTTTGGAACAAAAGGTTTCTGTACAGTTTGCTGCAAGACTATTCCAGCTTTTGAAATGGTGATGCGAGCGGGAGAAAACGTCTATCACCTGGAATGCTTCTCTTGCCAAAGGTGTCATCAGAGATTTTGTGTTGGGGACAAATTTTACTTGATCAATAACAGAATTCTTTGCGTAGATGACTATGAAGAAATGATGGCTTATGGAAAACCTGATACCAAGAGGTTTATTGTACAATGA
- the LOC138059508 gene encoding LIM domain only protein 3-like isoform X1 — translation MSKSTEKFDFLKEPPNKRLCGGCGCPINDRFLLKALDRYWHEDCLKCGCCECRLGEVGSTLYTKANLILCRRDYLRLFGTKGFCTVCCKTIPAFEMVMRAGENVYHLECFSCQRCHQRFCVGDKFYLINNRILCVDDYEEMMAYGKPDTKRFIVQ, via the exons ATGAGTAAGT CGACAGAGAAATTTGATTTTCTTAAAGAGCCTCCGAACAAACGCTTATGTGGTGGTTGTGGCTGTCCAATAAATGATCGCTTCCTCCTCAAAGCGCTGGATCGATACTGGCACGAAGATTGTTTAAAATGTGGCTGCTGTGAATGTCGTCTCGGTGAAGTTGGCTCTACTTTGTACACGAAGGCAAATCTAATCCTTTGTAGGCGGGATTATTTGAG GTTGTTTGGAACAAAAGGTTTCTGTACAGTTTGCTGCAAGACTATTCCAGCTTTTGAAATGGTGATGCGAGCGGGAGAAAACGTCTATCACCTGGAATGCTTCTCTTGCCAAAGGTGTCATCAGAGATTTTGTGTTGGGGACAAATTTTACTTGATCAATAACAGAATTCTTTGCGTAGATGACTATGAAGAAATGATGGCTTATGGAAAACCTGATACCAAGAGGTTTATTGTACAATGA